GAAGAAACTACCGGGCGTATTGTCGGTGTTGCTGCCGTACGAGTTCTCGTTTGTCAGGATCAGCGTCAGGACCACGGTCTTGTTGTGCCCGTCCGCCTGAGCCGGCGATCCCACAGCAGCCAGTCCCCCGAGAGCGAGAACCGCCGCGACGACCGTTCGTGACAACTTTGCCTTGTGCATGATCAGACTCTTTCGCTTCTGGACTGGTGGCTGCCCGAGGGATGCCGGGCGATGGCCTCATTCTCAGTAGCAGGACCGAGGGCTGCCACCGCAGGAGCGCAACCGTTGGGCCATTCAGCCTCCGGCGGCATCGACCGTGACGAAGGGGTACTACGACTCCCTCAGCGTCGCAGCTTGCTGTAGCCGTTCATCCACGAGTGGGAGCGCTCGACCACCCACCCCTTGCCTGCCTGGATCGGTGCGGGCACGCCCTTGCGGGTGATCTCGCCGGTGAATCCAGTGAGCCGTGGCGGTTGGCGCCTGTGAAGACGATCCCCAGAGGGACTCCGGCCGCGTCGGCGGACACCGATCGCCTCAGGCCCTGCTTGCCCCGGTCAACCGGGGAGCGTACGGCTCCCTCACCGCCCAGGGGAGCTTTCGGATGCAGCCTTCCACGGAGATCTCGGCCAGTACCAGACCGATCATCCCCAAGCACGGCCATCACCGCAGCGAGGCGTCCAGGGGCGGGATGAGCGGGCGCTGAGCAGTCAGCACCCACTCAGAAGCCATCCGCTTTCCGATCAGTGGGTTTGTCGGTCGAACAAGGGTCTTGATCGGGTGATCGCGGTGGGGTCGGTGCATGAAGGCAGGGCCTCGCGGTAGCTCGGGGTTGTCGAAGCCAACGAGCACCGGGAGGCCCTGTTGCTGCAGTCTGTCGCGCTTGCGTCTGTGGAGTCCAACGAGCCGTCTCCGGCGTGTGACTGTCTCGCGCACAGGTTCGGCAACGCGGCGGACGGACCGGACCGCGTCCCGTGTTACGGCTCCGACCTGACGGAGGCGGAATGGCAGGTCATCCGGCCGCTGCTGCCGGTCCCCGCGTGGCTTCAGGGGCGGGGCGGCAGACCGGAGGGCTATTGCCACCGCGTCATGCTTGATGCGGTCCGCTATGTCGTCGACAACGGCGTCAAGTGGGTCAACCTGCCCTGTGACTTCCCGCCGTACCGACGAGTGCACGCGTTCGCCCGACGCTGGCAGGTGACGGGCCTGCTCACCGAGCTCCACGACCGGCTGCGCGACAAGGTCCGCCAGAAGGAAGGCCGTTCGTCGGACCCGACGGCCGCCATCGTGGACTCGCAGTCACTGCGGGCGGCGACGAACATCCCGCGCTCGACGTCCGGGTGGGACGGCGGGAAGAAGGTGGGCGGCCGCAAGCGGCACCTGGTCGTGGACTGCCTCGGCCTGGTCCTGGCCGTTGCGGTGACCGCGGCAAGCGTGCAGGACCGCGACGCCGCCGTCCCGCTGCTCGAGCGGCTGCGCACCATGTACTTCTCCATCCGCCTCGTCTGGGCGGACGGCGGTTATGCGGGTCGGCTCGTCGGCTGGGCAGCCGAGAAACTCCAGCTCACCCTTGA
The genomic region above belongs to Streptomyces marianii and contains:
- a CDS encoding IS5 family transposase — translated: MESNEPSPACDCLAHRFGNAADGPDRVPCYGSDLTEAEWQVIRPLLPVPAWLQGRGGRPEGYCHRVMLDAVRYVVDNGVKWVNLPCDFPPYRRVHAFARRWQVTGLLTELHDRLRDKVRQKEGRSSDPTAAIVDSQSLRAATNIPRSTSGWDGGKKVGGRKRHLVVDCLGLVLAVAVTAASVQDRDAAVPLLERLRTMYFSIRLVWADGGYAGRLVGWAAEKLQLTLEIVKRTDDTSGFVVLPRRWVVERTLSWLMRSRRLVRDYETLPAMHEAIVLWSMTMLMGSRLAGRRPGAFSRPTPRAR